The following proteins come from a genomic window of Aspergillus oryzae RIB40 DNA, chromosome 4:
- a CDS encoding glycoside hydrolase family 7 protein (predicted protein) has translation MHQRALLFSAFWTAVQAQQAGTLTAETHPSLTWQKCAAGGTCTEQKGSVVLDSNWRWLHSVDGSTNCYTGNTWDATLCPDNESCASNCALDGADYEGTYGVTTSGDALTLQFVTGANIGSRLYLMADDDESYQTFNLLNNEFTFDVDASKLPCGLNGAVYFVSMDADGGVAKYSTNKAGAKYGTGYCDSQCPRDLKFINGQANVEGWEPSDSDKNAGVGGHGSCCPEMDIWEANSISTAYTPHPCDDTAQTMCEGDTCGGTYSSERYAGTCDPDGCDFNAYRMGNESFYGPSKLVDSSSPVTVVTQFITADGTDSGALSEIKRFYVQGGKVIANAASNVDGVTGNSITADFCTAQKKAFGDDDIFAQHGGLQGMGNALSSMVLTLSIWDDHHSSMMWLDSSYPEDADATAPGVARGTCEPHAGDPEKVESQSGSATVTYSNIKYGPIGSTFDAPA, from the exons ATGCATCAACGTgcacttctcttctccgcctTTTGGACTGCCGtccaggcccagcaggctGGAACTTTGACGGCGGAAACCCACCCTTCCTTGACCTGGCAAAAGTGTGCTGCTGGTGGCACTTGCACCGAGCAGAAAGGCTCTGTTGTGCTTGATTCCAACTGGCGTTGGTTGCACTCCGTTGATGGCTCCACTAACTGTTACACTGGCAACACT TGGGATGCCACCCTCTGCCCTGATAACGAATCCTGTGCTTCGAACTGCGCTCTGGATGGAGCTGATTACGAAGGGACTTACGGTGTTACCACCAGCGGCGATGCCCTGACCCTCCAGTTTGTCACTGGTGCCAATATCGGCTCTCGCCTGTACCTGATGGCAGACGACGACGAGTCATACCAGACATTCAATCTCTTGAACAACGAGTTCACTTTTGATGTTGACGCTTCTAAGCTTCCTTGTGGCTTGAACGGTGCCGTTTACTTCGTCTCTATGGATGCCGACGGTGGTGTCGCGAAGTACTCAACCAACAAGGCTGGTGCCAAGTATGGAACTGGCTACTGTGATTCACAATGCCCGCGAGACTTGAAGTTTATTAACGGCCAG GCCAACGTAGAAGGATGGGAGCCTTCCGACAGCGACAAGAATGCCGGTGTTGGTGGCCACGGTTCCTGCTGCCCCGAGATGGATATCTGGGAAGCCAACAGCATCTCTACGGCCTACACACCCCATCCTTGCGATGATACCGCTCAGACCATGTGTGAGGGCGATACTTGTGGAGGAACTTACTCCAGCGAACGTTATGCAGGAACTTGCGACCCTGATGGTTGTGACTTCAACGCTTACCGCATGGGCAATGAGTCTTTCTATGGCCCCAGCAAGCTGGTTGACTCTTCCTCCCCAGTTACGGTGGTAACCCAATTCATTACTGCTGATGGCACCGACTCTGGGGCCTTGTCGGAGATCAAGCGCTTCTACGTGCAGGGCGGTAAAGTCATCGCCAATGCCGCATCGAACGTTGACGGTGTCACTGGTAACTCGATCACCGCCGACTTCTGCACTGCCCAGAAGAAGGCATTCGGCGATGACGACATCTTCGCGCAGCACGGGGGACTCCAGGGTATGGGCAACGCCTTGTCCTCCATGGTTCTGACCCTCAGTATATGGGATGACCACCATTCCAGCATGATGTGGCTGGACAGCAGCTACCCAGAAGACGCTGACGCAACCGCCCCCGGTGTC